In Silene latifolia isolate original U9 population chromosome X, ASM4854445v1, whole genome shotgun sequence, the following proteins share a genomic window:
- the LOC141618191 gene encoding uncharacterized protein LOC141618191, with the protein MKIDLQKAYDSVEWAFMKDMMLATGQTRAQARRPIVSSLVHSVSGIPEIQLTHLCFADDLMLFCHGNRASIALLMKAFSYFSKATGLSMNMGKSNFYCNGVDGILDCHYLTEKIVARIRSLGSKKLSYAGRLVLIQSVLSTLHSYWARIFILPKTIIGKIESICRTYLWHGTDQKESPALVSWSQSSWHDYEPGVGSSWAWRKICQVKNIYKDYLFGTTQVGQYTLRQGYQWLKPDGDKVRWYPWMLNSWIIPRHTFLCWLVAQHRLLTQDRLFRMSIIQHNCCFLCGLEEETHEHLFFGCIYSKMCLQLVKDWCLCPLPDAECIKW; encoded by the exons ATGAAAATTGATTTGCAGAAAGCCTACGATTCAGTTGAATGGGCTTTTATGAAGGACATGATGCTTGCTACTG GGCAAACGAGGGCTCAGGCAAGGAGACCCATTGTCTCCTCTCTTGTTCACTCTGTGTCTGGTATACCTGA GATTCAGTTGACACATTTATGttttgctgatgatctcatgttgTTCTGTCATGGAAATAGAGCTTCTATTGCTTTGCTCATGAAAGCTTTTTCCTATTTCTCCAAAGCTACTGGTCTTTCCATGAATATGGGTAAATCTAACTTCTATTGCAATGGGGTGGATGGCA TTTTGGACTGTCACTACTTAACTGAAAAAATTGTTGCTAGAATTCGAAGTTTGGGGTCAAAAAAATTGTCCTATGCTGGCAGATTGGTGCTCATCCAGTCTGTTTTAAGCACATTGCATAGTTATTGGGCTAGGATCTTTATCCTTCCTAAAACTATCATTGGTAAGATTGAATCAATTTGCAGAACATACTTATGGCATGGGACTGATCAGAAGGAGAGTCCTGCTTTAGTGTCTTGGTCTCAG TCTAGCTGGCATGATTATGAACCAGGTGTTGGGAGCAGTTGGGCTTGGAGGAAAATTTGCCAAGTCAAGAATATTTATAAAGATTATTTATTTGGTACTACTCAGGTAGGGCAATACACTCTCAGGCAAGGTTATCAATGGCTTAAACCAGATGGTGATAAGGTTAGATGGTACCCTTGGATGCTAAATAGCTGGATCATTCCTAGGCATACTTTTTTGTGTTGGCTGGTGGCTCAACATAGACTGCTTACCCAGGATAGATTGTTTAGAATGAGTATCATTCAGCATAATTGTTGCTTTTTATGTGGACTTGAGGAGGAGACTCATGAGCATCTCTTCTTTGGGTGCATTTACAGCAAAATGTGTCTGCAGCTGGTAAAAGACTGGTGCCTGTGCCCGTTGCCTGATGCTGAATGTATCAAGTGGTGA